The Candidatus Hydrogenedentota bacterium region TTCCGCGTCGCCGCCCACCGCCGCGAAGTCTTGCCCATAGATGTGCATCGCGCCGCTGTAGTCCGCGTAACTGCCCACACGCACGGTCCGGCCTGTGCGGTCGCCGATCTGCTTCGCGAGCACCTGCTGCATGAATGTCAACGCGACCACATTATCCGGCCACGCCTTGTACAAATCCCGCGAACGCCACATGGTGTTCATGTTCAGCACGAGGTTGCCATCAGCATCTTCGGGGCACCGTAACTGCACTTCGCGCAGGCACGGCACGTCTTCCTTCAAGAACACGTCCAGGTCGGGCATCGCGGTCGTTGCAACCGCGCGCCGCGAATACGGTGTCTTTGCCACGCGCTCAACGGCCATCGCCATCTGATCCACCGTCGATCCGTCTGCCGCAGGGTGTGCGAACATCCGCTGGTGATACGTATACGGCCACTCCAGCGCGTCGAAATCGCCCGTGACCGCTTTCCGGAGTTTGTCAATGGGCACGACGTAGTGGTCTTTGACGCCCATGATCTCCGCGATGTACACGCCGATTTCACAAAACGAAAGCGGAGGATAACGTGGCTCCGCGAAGGGGTCTTTCACTTCGATCAACACGCGCGCGTCGCGGCTGGGCGGATCGATGTATTCGCCCGCCGTATTCTTACGGTCGTACTCGGTTCGTATCGCGAGTCCCTGTTCCCAGACCGCTTTCATCGCGCGGAAATGTGCCTGTGGAATTGTCTCCGCTTCAATATGCAGTGTCGGAATGCGGCCACTGTTCGTGATCGTTGGTTTCATGTTCTGGCGACTCCCCCTGGAATTCTCATTGCTTCCCTGGCGCCAGTATTCGGGCACAACACGGCGCAAGTCAATTCGATCAACTCGTCGCATCGCTGTTACCTCAATTCCCGTTCTCTTCCGGTGCATCCAGCGCATCGCGTACTGCGCGAAGAAGCGCCCCGCGTGAGTAGGGCTTTGTCACTAGACGCGTACCCGGGTCAAGTCGAAAGTTCTTGTGAAGCGAATCCGCGCTGTAACCGCTGCTGAACAGGAACCGTCCCTTCGGGTTGCGCTCCCGTATGCTTTGCATGGTTTGCTGGCCGCCCAGCCGCGGCATGATTACATCGAGCATGACAAGATCAATGGCGGCTCCATGCTTCTGGTAGACTTGCAGGGCTTCCTCTCCGTCTCGCGCCAGCAATACGTTGTATCCAGCACCGCACAGTATCCGGCGCACCAGCTTTCGCACATCCTCTTCGTCCTCAGCGAGGAGAATGGTCTCCGTGCCGCCGGGCGCCTCGACGTCAAATTCGAACAACGTTTCGGTCGATTCTACGGGAACGGAAGGCAGGTAAATTCTGAATGTGGACCCGGAGCCGGGTTCGCTGTTGACCAGGATATACCCGTTGTGCTGCCTTACGATTCCGTACACGGTGGCCAGGCCAAGCCCCGTTCCGTGTCCGATGCCTTTCGTGGTGAAGAACGGCTCGAAGATTTGCGCCCGCGTGCTCTCATCCATGCCGCACCCTGTGTCGGACACAATCAGGACGTCATACGAACCCCGGGCAGGCTCTACGTCGTCGTTCATAGGAAGCTTGTCGACTTCGACATGCTCCGTTTCTATCAAAAGCCTGCCTCCGCCGGGCATGGCATCGCGGGCGTTCACGCAGAGATTCATCAATACCTGTTCGATCTGTCCCTTGTCCGCGAACACCGATTGGATTGTGTTGGCGGGCTGGAATACCAGCTCGATGTGCTCGCCAATGATGCGTCGAATCATCTTCAGAACGCCCTCAACCAAATCGTTCAAGTCGAACGACACGGGTTGGATGACCTGGCGTCTGCTGAACGCAAGCAATTGTCGGGTCAGGTCCGCTGCGCGTTGTGCAGCCTTGCGCACTTCAACCAGGTGGGCTACCTCGTACTTTCCTTTCTCGGTCTTGCTCTGCATCAAATCGACATTGCCAAGAATGACTTGAAGCAGATTATTGAAGTCATGGGCGACTCCTCCCGCGAGCTGTCCGATCGCCTCCATCTTCTGGGATTGTCTCAACTGCATTTCCAGTTTTGCGCGATGTTCATCAGCCTTCCTCCGGTCCGTCGTGTCGATAATGAACCCCTCAAGACCGATGACTTTGCCTCCTTGCACCACCGGACGTGCGGTGTACGTGTGATATCCAACCGAGCCATCGCGGCAGAGCCTTGAGTATTCGCCGTCAGGCACTGCATTCCCTGTGAGCAGTTGCTCTACCACGCGCTGTGCGGCAGGCAATTCCGCAGGAACCTGTGTAATGCTGTAATGCTTGCCGATTATGTCCTCGGGCACTTCGTAGCCATGCATCGTGAGCCAAGCCTTGTTGACATGCCTGAAACACCCGTCGCTATCGACAAAGAAATATCCGGCTTGCGTGTTGTCGACCACCCCCCGGAACCGGGCCGCACTGTCGCGAAGCGCACTTAGGGCTTGTTGCCGCGCCGTAATGTCCTCCAGGCACAGCAGAACGTTACTTCCCGTCGACACAGGAATGGGAGCGACCGACGCTAGAAAGACGAATTCGCGCGCGGAACCGTTACGCACGATCTCGGTGCGATATTCGATACCGCGGCTGCACTTCCCTGTATCTCTGGCCTCTTCAACGGCAATTCGAATCGGGCAGTTGAGACATCGTGGACCGTGCCCGCAACCCTTCGGACTGTCCAGCGCCCTGACACACCCTATGACACCACACGCACGCTCGTTACGGATAGCCTCCTCGGGAGACCCAACAAATTCCACAAACGCGCGATTGGCGAAAATAACTTGGCGGGAAGCGTCCAGCATGCACATCATCGTTGGCGCGTTCTCATAGATAGCGCGCAGTTCGGACTCGCTTTTCTCGAGCGCAATCGCCGCCATCTTTCGCTCCGTAACATCGGCGAATATACACGCAAACTGATACAGCGCGGGACGAAATGCGGTAACCTCAAAATGCTTGTTCAGCTGGCTGGAATAGTGCTCGAAATGGACCGGTTCCCCCGTGATCGCGACCCTGCCGTACGTCTCAATCCAGTACCGCTCCGTGCCCGGCATGATCTCCAGCACCGTCCGCCCCACAAGATCTTCCGCTTTCAACCCGGTCATCCGCTCGAACGCTGGATTGACGGCAAGGTACCGGTAATCCACCGGCTCTCCGTCTTCGCCACAGATGATCTCATGCAGCGCAAACCCATTTAGCATTTCGCTGAAAAGCACCCGGTAGTCACGTTCCGCCTTGCGGTGTGCCGTGATGTCCCGCATCAGACACAGAACCGACTGCACTTCCCCGCGTGAGTCCCGCTCCGGAATGACACGCAGGTTGTATGTGGACAGTCCATTCGGACCTTTCTTCAGATACTCGGTCTCCAATGTGGTCACACTTTGAAAGACATGGTGGATCGCGTCTTCAAATTGCTCGCACAGGTCTGCGTCACATCCCAACTCCCGGAATGACTTGCCGAGCAAGTGGGTAGCCTCGATTCCGTATAGTTCCCGAACCTTGTGCGAGGCAAAGAGGTGACGCCCGTCGTGATCGAATCGAACCACGACGTCAGGCAGGGTCTCAATCAGTGCCAGATGCACTTCTTCGCTGGCGCGCAGAGACTCTACCGCGCGTTTTCGATCCGTTATGTCGTGACAACTGACCCGAAGGCCAAGGGGCTTTCCGGTCTCATCAAAGATGGACCGCCACGATGCTGACATCCAGTAAGGCGTGCCATTCTTGTGAATACAGCGAAACTCAAAGTCACTGCCTGACTCACCGCTGATGGCCTTTGCGAAGTAATGTCTGAACTTCTCGCGTTCTTCTTCGGCTATCAAAACCGACACCATGTCCGGCATCGCCTTGATCTCATCAACCGAATACCCCGTGATACGTTCCGCCGCCGGATTAATCCAAATAAGGCTGCCGTCCGGACCAAACCACGTTTCCAGATTAACCGTGTGGTTCGCGATGGCCCGGAAACGCTCTTCACTCTGACGCCGCAATTCTTCGGACTGCTTGCGCTCCGTGATATCCACCATGAGGGTCAGGAAGTACTGCTGTCCGTGAATAGAGACAATGTCGCCCGAAAAGAGCCCGTCTAGCATGCGACCGTCTTTGCATCGCACTCGAAGCTCCACGTCATCAATCCGCCCGCGCGCGAGCAGCGTGTCGCCCGCAGCCTTTTGCAGCTCCTCTAGCTCGAACAGGCAGAGTTCCTCGACACTCTTACCAATCACTTCATCCCGCGTGTACCCCAGGACTTGCAGAAAGGTGTCATTGACGTCAAAGAACCTCCGGTCCGGCAGCGAAGACAGGGCCAGCAGGGCTGGATTGCTGCGAAACAACCGCTCAAATCGCTCCTGCGCCTCGATTTCCGGTGTCAGGTCCTTGCTCAGACCAAAGAAGCAGTCCTGACCGTTCCACGTGCCGGGCCACGCCCGCGTCTCCACGGCAATCCGCGTACCATCCTTCGCTTGCAAGGGCAGGGTACAAATGCCGCTTCTCTTCGGAATCATAGCCGCCAATACACCCTCAGCTTGGTCCCGCATCTCACGGGGATGCAGGTCGAGCAGATGCATTGTCGCCAGTTCCGCCTCGGAGTAGCCGAGCGCACGACAAAGGCTTCTGTTGCCGAAGAGGATGCGGCCCTCCACGGTTGCCACAACAATAAAGTCGGTTATGCTCTCAAAGAACGCGCGGAAGTTCGCTTCGCTTTCAAGAAGCGCCAGTTCCGTGCGCTTGCGGTCGGTAATGTCCACGTGAGCGCCGCATGATCGAATTGGATGCCCTGCATCATCGCGAGTAATGGTCGACTGAGCCAGAATCCAGCGATACGAACCGTCCTTGTGTCGCATCCGGAACTCGACCTGATAGAACGAACAGTGCTCTGCATGCGCTTTCTGAATGGCGCGCAAGGTGGGTTCAACGTCGTCGGGGT contains the following coding sequences:
- a CDS encoding PAS domain S-box protein, producing MEKLQTEKELQALSQKLETAVSAGRVGLWEWDIASNKVYYSPEWKKQLGYQDHEIPNEFEEWQNRLHPDDVEPTLRAIQKAHAEHCSFYQVEFRMRHKDGSYRWILAQSTITRDDAGHPIRSCGAHVDITDRKRTELALLESEANFRAFFESITDFIVVATVEGRILFGNRSLCRALGYSEAELATMHLLDLHPREMRDQAEGVLAAMIPKRSGICTLPLQAKDGTRIAVETRAWPGTWNGQDCFFGLSKDLTPEIEAQERFERLFRSNPALLALSSLPDRRFFDVNDTFLQVLGYTRDEVIGKSVEELCLFELEELQKAAGDTLLARGRIDDVELRVRCKDGRMLDGLFSGDIVSIHGQQYFLTLMVDITERKQSEELRRQSEERFRAIANHTVNLETWFGPDGSLIWINPAAERITGYSVDEIKAMPDMVSVLIAEEEREKFRHYFAKAISGESGSDFEFRCIHKNGTPYWMSASWRSIFDETGKPLGLRVSCHDITDRKRAVESLRASEEVHLALIETLPDVVVRFDHDGRHLFASHKVRELYGIEATHLLGKSFRELGCDADLCEQFEDAIHHVFQSVTTLETEYLKKGPNGLSTYNLRVIPERDSRGEVQSVLCLMRDITAHRKAERDYRVLFSEMLNGFALHEIICGEDGEPVDYRYLAVNPAFERMTGLKAEDLVGRTVLEIMPGTERYWIETYGRVAITGEPVHFEHYSSQLNKHFEVTAFRPALYQFACIFADVTERKMAAIALEKSESELRAIYENAPTMMCMLDASRQVIFANRAFVEFVGSPEEAIRNERACGVIGCVRALDSPKGCGHGPRCLNCPIRIAVEEARDTGKCSRGIEYRTEIVRNGSAREFVFLASVAPIPVSTGSNVLLCLEDITARQQALSALRDSAARFRGVVDNTQAGYFFVDSDGCFRHVNKAWLTMHGYEVPEDIIGKHYSITQVPAELPAAQRVVEQLLTGNAVPDGEYSRLCRDGSVGYHTYTARPVVQGGKVIGLEGFIIDTTDRRKADEHRAKLEMQLRQSQKMEAIGQLAGGVAHDFNNLLQVILGNVDLMQSKTEKGKYEVAHLVEVRKAAQRAADLTRQLLAFSRRQVIQPVSFDLNDLVEGVLKMIRRIIGEHIELVFQPANTIQSVFADKGQIEQVLMNLCVNARDAMPGGGRLLIETEHVEVDKLPMNDDVEPARGSYDVLIVSDTGCGMDESTRAQIFEPFFTTKGIGHGTGLGLATVYGIVRQHNGYILVNSEPGSGSTFRIYLPSVPVESTETLFEFDVEAPGGTETILLAEDEEDVRKLVRRILCGAGYNVLLARDGEEALQVYQKHGAAIDLVMLDVIMPRLGGQQTMQSIRERNPKGRFLFSSGYSADSLHKNFRLDPGTRLVTKPYSRGALLRAVRDALDAPEENGN
- a CDS encoding thymidylate synthase; the encoded protein is MKPTITNSGRIPTLHIEAETIPQAHFRAMKAVWEQGLAIRTEYDRKNTAGEYIDPPSRDARVLIEVKDPFAEPRYPPLSFCEIGVYIAEIMGVKDHYVVPIDKLRKAVTGDFDALEWPYTYHQRMFAHPAADGSTVDQMAMAVERVAKTPYSRRAVATTAMPDLDVFLKEDVPCLREVQLRCPEDADGNLVLNMNTMWRSRDLYKAWPDNVVALTFMQQVLAKQIGDRTGRTVRVGSYADYSGAMHIYGQDFAAVGGDAERGLSSFFETFDEESYIARSLTSEMAAEMLVLPQMLNLISDRNVEQWKFPPKAVEMVKTLAREIEAGIWRV